GCTTTAGGGGAGATGTGGGGCTATGCAGGGATAGCGGCCGCACTGCGCCTTAACTGGCTGGGGGCAGCAGGTGCTGGTTCCGGGCGGGCCGAGCCGAGGCAAGTGCAGGCGGATATTGCGCCTTTTATGCGGTATGGCGAGGGTGAAGATATGGTTTCAGAATATCGGTCTCCGGCAATTGGGGCGATTGGGGCGATTGCGGTGAATGATGCGACGTTTGGCACGGTTCGCCGGGCGGAAGATATATATGCGGATCAGCAAGGCGGGCGGCGTGCCCTGATTGTGTTTAGTGATGCGCCCGATAAATGGCTGTTGCGGGTTTTGCCATCGTCATTCCGGCATTGTTTTGCAGTGCTGGAAACCGGGCGGGAAGGAAGCTGGATTTATCTGAACCCGGCAAGCCATCAACTGGAATGCACGCTTTGGCAGTTTTCGGCATTGTTTGACCCGGCGGCATATTATCGGTCCCGCGGGCATCGCTGCCTGTGGGTGACTTTGCCCAAGGTGCGCGAGATGCGGCTTGGGATTGGCATGGCGAGCTGTGTTGGGGTGATCAAGCATTTGCTGGGGATATCGGCCTGGTGGGTGGTGACCCCGCTAGGGCTGTATCGCTATCTTGAGAGCAGATCAAAAATTTATCAAAAAAGTTCTTGATTTGTTCTTTTTTCTAGGCTATAAAACCTAAATCAACACCAGAAATGCGCCCGCTGCCGGAAACGGCGGCGGGTTTTTTGTTTTCCGGTTTTGACGGGGATTTGGTGGGGTGGGCGCACGGGCTTCGGCCTCGGCCTTGACCCTGACTTCGGCTTCGAATTGTGGTTCGGACTTGGGCTTCAACTTCTGAGAAGAGGTATCCATGGTCGGGTCGATCATTGGTTCTTTGGCGCGGTCGTAAAGTAACCCGGGAGGGGCGGCAGGGGTGGCAGGGCGCGGCGTGCCGGGATGGGGTGAGCGGGGCTGAGAGCCTTGGCGTGATGGGGACGAGGCATTCGGCAATGTGAATTGGTGGGGGTGCCGGGTTTGGGGCTTGGCCTGACGGTAAAGCGATGGGCAGACATTTGGGCAAAAGAGGTGGGCATGAGCGAACGGGTGGAAATGATGCCTGATATGTTGCGCAAGCGGTTTCGCGCGGCGTTGCAACGGCGTGAACACTGGCACCGGCACTGGCAGGAATGTTACGAATTTGCCCTGCCGCAGCGCCAGGAAAACGGCGTGGGGGCGGCCGGAGGAGGTGGGTTTTCTTATGGTGCTGGTGCTGGCGGTGGTTCGGGGGGAGCGGCCAATATTGGCAAAAAGCAGTTTGACCGGGTGTTTGATGCAACAGCGCCTGACGCGGTGGAGCAGCTTGCCGCAAGTTTGCTGGGGGAAGTGACCCCGCCATCGGGCGGGTGGTTTCAGATGGCGCCGGGCGATGCCGTGCCTGATGGGGCACAGGGTGAGCTTGCCGAAAAACTGGCGCGGGCTGTGCGGATTGTGCAGGGGCATTTTGAGCGGTCGAATTTTGCGGTGGAAATTCACCAGGCCTATCTGGACCTTGTTACGGTGGGAACGGCATGTTTGCGCCTGGAAGAAGCCGGGGGGGATGCGCCATCGCGGTTTCGGTTTTGTGCGGTGCCGGTGCGGGAACTGGCATTTGAAGAACGGGTTGATGGCAGGCTGGATGCGGTTTTTCGCCAGCTTTGGCTGACGATTGAAGATGTTGCGGAAAAATGGCCGGAAGCAAAACTGCCCGCCCATATGACGGAACGCGATAAGGCCGTGCTGGAAAAACATGCCGTGATCGAGGCGGTATTGCCGGACCGCAGCGGGCAGGGCGGATATGATTATGTGGTGTTTTTTGCCAGCGACCCGGCAGGGGCGGACCAAAGCGGCGATACAGACAGCATCATTGCCAGCGGGCGGTTTGATGTTTCGCCCTATATCGCCTTTCGCTGGTTAAAGGCGCCGGGCGAGATTTATGGCCGGTCACCGGTGATGAAGGCCCTGCCGGATATTAAAACCGCCAACAAGGTGGTTGAGCTGGTGTTGAAAAATGCATCCATCGCGGTAACGGGGATTTGGCAGGCCGATGATGATGGCATTTTAAACCCGGCAACGGTGCGGCTGGTGCCGGGAAGCATTATTCCCAAGGCGGTGGGATCGGCGGGGTTAACGCCGCTGGATGCGCCGGGCCGGTTTGATGTTTCAGACGTGGTGCTGGCCGATTTGCGCGAACGTATTCGCCGCTGTTTGTTAACCGACCGTTTGGGCCAGGTTGACGCCCCGCGCATGACGGCAACCGAAGTGCTGGAACGTGCCGCCGAAAATTCGCGCCTGCTGGCTGCGACCTATAGCCGGTTGCAG
The window above is part of the Thalassospira marina genome. Proteins encoded here:
- a CDS encoding portal protein; translated protein: MSERVEMMPDMLRKRFRAALQRREHWHRHWQECYEFALPQRQENGVGAAGGGGFSYGAGAGGGSGGAANIGKKQFDRVFDATAPDAVEQLAASLLGEVTPPSGGWFQMAPGDAVPDGAQGELAEKLARAVRIVQGHFERSNFAVEIHQAYLDLVTVGTACLRLEEAGGDAPSRFRFCAVPVRELAFEERVDGRLDAVFRQLWLTIEDVAEKWPEAKLPAHMTERDKAVLEKHAVIEAVLPDRSGQGGYDYVVFFASDPAGADQSGDTDSIIASGRFDVSPYIAFRWLKAPGEIYGRSPVMKALPDIKTANKVVELVLKNASIAVTGIWQADDDGILNPATVRLVPGSIIPKAVGSAGLTPLDAPGRFDVSDVVLADLRERIRRCLLTDRLGQVDAPRMTATEVLERAAENSRLLAATYSRLQAELIFPLMRRALHVLARSGELPDIPIDGNVVCLRHSAPMAQLGRKAEAGQVLDWLERLTKLGPEATGSVDIDRTVRWLADRFGVPQDLLQPSLNPNELAGLMMDLASATPAKGDETMPVDPPVDRSVETVPG